From a single Streptomyces sp. NBC_01264 genomic region:
- a CDS encoding phosphatidylinositol mannoside acyltransferase gives MGKAQDKLVDGLYGLGWAGVKKLPEPAAGALGRRIADFTWKRRGKSVLRLESNLARVVPDATPERLRELSHAGMRSYMRYWMESFRLPTMAKERFSTDVEMKDDHILREALASGRGVVVALPHLANWDLAGAWAVTHIGVPFTTVAERLKPETLYDRFVAYRESLGMEVLPHNGGAAFGTLARRLRSGGLVCLVADRDLSASGVEVDFFGSTARMPAGPALLAQQTGAVLLPATLYYGDAPKMYGRIHPPVEVPEKGTRQEKTAVMTQAVADAFAQGIAEHPQDWHMLQRLWLDDLEIAGHGVAARPEEHAA, from the coding sequence ATGGGCAAGGCACAGGACAAGCTGGTCGACGGGCTGTACGGGCTCGGCTGGGCCGGGGTCAAGAAGCTCCCCGAGCCGGCCGCGGGGGCCCTCGGCAGGCGGATCGCGGACTTCACCTGGAAGCGGCGCGGCAAGAGCGTGCTGCGCCTGGAGTCGAACCTGGCCCGGGTGGTGCCCGACGCGACGCCCGAGCGGCTGCGCGAGCTGTCGCACGCGGGCATGCGCTCCTACATGCGGTACTGGATGGAGTCCTTCCGGCTGCCGACCATGGCCAAGGAACGATTCAGCACCGACGTGGAGATGAAGGACGACCACATCCTGCGCGAGGCACTGGCCTCCGGGCGCGGAGTGGTCGTCGCCCTCCCGCACCTGGCCAACTGGGACCTCGCCGGCGCCTGGGCCGTCACCCACATCGGAGTCCCGTTCACCACGGTCGCCGAACGCCTCAAGCCGGAAACCCTCTACGACCGCTTCGTCGCCTACCGCGAGAGCCTGGGCATGGAGGTGCTCCCGCACAACGGCGGCGCCGCCTTCGGCACGCTCGCGCGTCGGCTGCGCTCCGGCGGGCTCGTCTGCCTGGTCGCGGACCGGGACCTGTCGGCCTCCGGGGTGGAAGTGGACTTCTTCGGCTCGACGGCGCGCATGCCGGCCGGCCCGGCGCTGCTCGCCCAGCAGACGGGCGCCGTCCTGCTCCCGGCGACCCTGTACTACGGGGACGCGCCGAAGATGTACGGCCGGATCCACCCCCCGGTGGAGGTGCCCGAGAAGGGCACCCGGCAGGAGAAGACGGCCGTCATGACGCAGGCGGTCGCCGACGCCTTCGCGCAGGGCATCGCCGAACACCCGCAGGACTGGCACATGCTCCAGCGGCTGTGGCTGGACGATCTGGAGATCGCCGGCCACGGCGTCGCCGCCCGGCCCGAGGAGCACGCCGCGTGA
- a CDS encoding YebC/PmpR family DNA-binding transcriptional regulator, whose translation MSGHSKWATTKHKKAVVDAKRGKLFAKLIKNIEVAARMGGADIDGNPTLFDAIQKAKKSSVPNKNIDSAVKRGGGLEAGGADYETIMYEGYGPNGVAVLIECLTDNRNRAASDVRVAMTRNGGSMADPGSVSYLFNRKGVVLLPKGELSEDDVLETVLEAGAEEVNDLGDQFEIISEATDMVAVRTALQGAGIDYDSADSNFLPTMQVELDEEGARKIFKLIDALEDSDDVQNVFANFDVSDEVMEKVDA comes from the coding sequence ATGTCCGGCCACTCTAAATGGGCTACGACGAAGCACAAGAAGGCCGTGGTTGACGCCAAGCGCGGCAAGCTCTTCGCGAAGCTGATCAAGAACATCGAGGTCGCGGCCCGTATGGGCGGCGCCGACATCGATGGCAACCCGACCCTCTTCGACGCCATCCAGAAGGCGAAGAAGAGCTCGGTCCCGAACAAGAACATCGACTCCGCGGTCAAGCGCGGCGGCGGCCTCGAGGCCGGCGGCGCCGACTACGAGACGATCATGTACGAAGGCTACGGCCCGAACGGCGTCGCGGTGCTCATCGAGTGCCTCACCGACAACCGCAACCGTGCCGCGTCCGACGTGCGGGTCGCCATGACCCGCAACGGCGGTTCGATGGCCGACCCGGGCTCGGTCTCGTACCTGTTCAACCGCAAGGGCGTCGTCCTGCTGCCCAAGGGCGAGCTGTCCGAGGACGACGTGCTGGAGACGGTGCTCGAGGCGGGCGCGGAAGAGGTCAACGACCTCGGTGATCAGTTCGAGATCATCAGCGAGGCCACCGACATGGTCGCGGTCCGTACCGCGCTCCAGGGCGCCGGCATCGACTACGACTCGGCCGACTCCAACTTCCTGCCGACCATGCAGGTCGAGCTGGACGAGGAGGGCGCGCGCAAGATCTTCAAGCTGATCGACGCGCTGGAGGACAGCGACGACGTGCAGAACGTCTTCGCCAACTTCGACGTCTCGGACGAGGTCATGGAGAAGGTCGACGCCTGA
- the pdxS gene encoding pyridoxal 5'-phosphate synthase lyase subunit PdxS, whose protein sequence is MSTLPSTPQSAESAIGTSRVKRGMAEQLKGGVIMDVVNAEQAKIAEDAGAVAVMALERVPADIRKDGGVARMSDPNMIEEIIEAVSIPVMAKSRIGHFVEAQVLQSLGVDYIDESEVLTPADEVNHSDKWAFTTPFVCGATNLGEALRRIAEGAAMIRSKGEAGTGNVVEAVRHLRQIKNEIARLRGYDNNELFAAAKELRAPYELVKEVAELGKLPVVLFSAGGVATPADAALMRQLGAEGVFVGSGIFKSGDPAKRAAAIVKATTFYDDPKIIADASRNLGEAMVGINCDTLPESERYANRGW, encoded by the coding sequence GTGAGCACGCTTCCCTCCACCCCGCAGTCCGCCGAGTCGGCGATCGGCACCTCCCGCGTCAAGCGCGGCATGGCCGAGCAGCTCAAGGGCGGCGTGATCATGGATGTGGTCAACGCCGAGCAGGCGAAGATCGCCGAGGATGCCGGCGCCGTGGCCGTCATGGCCCTCGAGCGGGTCCCCGCCGACATCCGCAAGGACGGAGGCGTCGCCCGGATGTCCGACCCGAACATGATCGAAGAGATCATCGAGGCCGTCTCCATCCCGGTCATGGCGAAGTCCCGCATCGGCCACTTCGTCGAGGCCCAGGTGCTCCAGTCCCTCGGCGTCGACTACATCGACGAGTCCGAGGTCCTGACCCCGGCCGACGAGGTCAACCACTCCGACAAGTGGGCGTTCACCACCCCCTTCGTCTGCGGCGCCACCAACCTGGGCGAGGCCCTGCGCCGCATCGCCGAGGGCGCGGCCATGATCCGTTCGAAGGGCGAGGCCGGTACCGGCAACGTCGTCGAGGCCGTCCGCCACCTGCGCCAGATCAAGAACGAGATCGCCCGCCTGCGCGGCTACGACAACAACGAGCTGTTCGCCGCCGCCAAGGAGCTGCGCGCCCCGTACGAGCTGGTCAAGGAAGTCGCCGAGCTCGGCAAGCTCCCGGTCGTGCTGTTCTCCGCCGGTGGCGTCGCCACCCCCGCCGACGCCGCGCTGATGCGCCAGCTCGGTGCCGAGGGCGTCTTCGTCGGCTCCGGCATCTTCAAGTCGGGCGACCCGGCCAAGCGCGCCGCCGCCATCGTGAAGGCCACCACCTTCTACGACGACCCGAAGATCATTGCGGACGCCTCCCGCAACCTGGGCGAGGCCATGGTCGGCATCAACTGCGACACCCTCCCCGAGTCCGAGCGCTACGCCAACCGCGGCTGGTAG
- a CDS encoding HIT family protein: MLHPMTIEPEQQIGVGTQDAFQRLWTPHRMAYIQGENKPTGPEAGDGCPFCGIPEMSDQDGLVVARGEHVYAVLNLYPYNGGHLMVVPYRHVADYTDLDAAETLELADLTKRAMVALRKASGAHGFNIGMNQGQAAGAGIAAHLHQHIVPRWGGDTNFMPVVGHTKVLPQLLADTRQMLADAWPTD; encoded by the coding sequence ATGCTGCATCCCATGACGATTGAGCCGGAGCAGCAGATCGGTGTGGGCACGCAGGACGCGTTCCAGCGTCTGTGGACGCCCCACCGGATGGCGTACATCCAGGGGGAGAACAAGCCGACCGGGCCGGAGGCCGGGGACGGCTGTCCCTTCTGCGGGATTCCGGAGATGTCGGACCAGGACGGGCTGGTCGTGGCCCGGGGCGAGCACGTCTACGCCGTGCTCAACCTCTACCCGTACAACGGCGGTCACCTGATGGTCGTGCCGTACCGGCACGTCGCCGATTACACGGACCTGGACGCCGCCGAGACCCTCGAGCTCGCCGACCTCACCAAGCGTGCGATGGTCGCGCTGCGCAAGGCCTCCGGTGCGCACGGGTTCAACATCGGCATGAACCAGGGCCAGGCCGCCGGGGCCGGCATCGCCGCGCACCTGCACCAGCACATCGTGCCCCGCTGGGGCGGGGACACGAACTTCATGCCGGTCGTGGGCCACACCAAGGTGCTGCCCCAACTCCTCGCGGACACCCGCCAGATGCTCGCGGACGCCTGGCCCACCGACTAG
- the pdxT gene encoding pyridoxal 5'-phosphate synthase glutaminase subunit PdxT: protein MTTPVIGVLALQGDVREHLIALASADAVARPVRRPEELAEVDALVIPGGESTTMSKLAVLFGMLEPLRERVRAGMPVYGTCAGMIMLADKLLDGREDQETLGGIDMIVRRNAFGRQNESFEAQVDFAGIEGGPVEGVFIRAPWVESVGGAAEVLATYDGHTVAVRQGNVLATSFHPELTGDDRVHAYFVDMVRAGL, encoded by the coding sequence ATGACCACCCCCGTGATTGGTGTCCTGGCACTCCAGGGCGACGTACGGGAGCACCTGATCGCCCTGGCCTCGGCTGACGCCGTGGCCAGGCCGGTCCGGCGTCCCGAGGAGCTCGCCGAGGTCGACGCCCTGGTGATCCCCGGCGGCGAGTCCACGACGATGTCGAAGCTCGCCGTGCTGTTCGGCATGCTGGAGCCGCTGCGCGAGCGCGTACGGGCCGGGATGCCGGTCTACGGCACCTGCGCCGGCATGATCATGCTCGCGGACAAGCTGCTGGACGGCCGTGAGGACCAGGAGACCCTGGGCGGCATCGACATGATCGTGCGCCGCAACGCCTTCGGCCGGCAGAACGAGTCCTTCGAGGCGCAGGTCGACTTCGCCGGCATCGAGGGCGGTCCGGTGGAGGGCGTGTTCATCCGCGCTCCCTGGGTCGAGTCCGTCGGCGGCGCCGCCGAGGTGCTCGCCACGTACGACGGTCACACGGTCGCCGTGCGCCAGGGCAATGTCCTCGCCACCTCGTTCCACCCGGAGCTCACGGGTGACGACCGGGTCCACGCGTACTTCGTCGACATGGTGCGCGCGGGGCTGTAA
- the yajC gene encoding preprotein translocase subunit YajC — translation MNIMSLLPFVLIIGAMFLLTRSQKKKQQQAVQMRDQLTAGTGVRTIGGMYATVKEIGEDTVTLEVAPGVYALYAKNSIGAVLEDEEYNRIVHGITDDLTIDTPVVPDDASSLTGDEAPKLDLGKKDEPKADEPAAEEPKGDEPKDGKTDGEAGAK, via the coding sequence GTGAATATCATGTCCCTCCTTCCGTTCGTGCTGATCATCGGGGCGATGTTCCTGCTGACCCGCAGCCAGAAGAAGAAGCAGCAGCAGGCCGTGCAGATGCGCGACCAGCTGACCGCCGGCACCGGCGTCCGCACCATCGGCGGCATGTACGCCACGGTGAAGGAGATCGGCGAAGACACCGTCACGCTCGAGGTGGCTCCCGGCGTCTACGCGCTCTACGCGAAGAACTCCATCGGCGCCGTGCTGGAGGACGAGGAGTACAACCGCATCGTCCACGGCATCACCGATGATCTGACGATCGACACGCCGGTCGTCCCCGACGACGCGTCCTCCCTGACCGGGGACGAGGCCCCCAAGCTCGACCTGGGCAAGAAGGACGAGCCCAAGGCCGACGAGCCCGCGGCGGAGGAGCCCAAGGGCGACGAGCCCAAGGACGGCAAGACCGACGGCGAGGCCGGCGCGAAGTAG
- the pgsA gene encoding phosphatidylinositol phosphate synthase — MLNKYARAFFTRVLTPFAAFLLRMGVSPDAVTLIGTAGVVAGALVFFPMGEFFWGTITITLFVFSDLVDGNMARQAGVSSRWGAFLDSTLDRVADAAIFGGLALWYAGSGNNNALCAVAIFCLASGQVVSYTKARGESIGLPVAVNGLIERAERLVITLVAAGLSGLETFGVPSWIGLLLPIALWVVAAGSLVTLIQRVVTVRRESAEADAAAAAGAPSEGGTP; from the coding sequence ATGCTGAACAAGTACGCGCGTGCATTCTTCACGCGTGTTCTCACGCCATTCGCCGCTTTTCTGCTCCGGATGGGAGTGAGTCCCGACGCGGTCACCCTCATCGGCACGGCCGGAGTGGTGGCCGGAGCCCTGGTCTTCTTCCCCATGGGCGAGTTCTTCTGGGGCACGATCACCATCACGCTCTTCGTGTTCTCCGACCTGGTGGACGGGAACATGGCCCGCCAGGCCGGCGTCTCCAGCCGGTGGGGCGCGTTCCTCGACTCCACCCTCGACCGGGTGGCGGACGCGGCGATCTTCGGCGGACTCGCGCTCTGGTACGCGGGTTCCGGGAACAACAACGCGCTCTGCGCCGTCGCCATCTTCTGCCTGGCCAGCGGCCAGGTGGTCTCGTACACCAAGGCCCGGGGCGAGTCGATCGGCCTGCCGGTGGCCGTCAACGGGCTCATCGAGCGCGCCGAACGCCTGGTGATCACGCTGGTCGCGGCCGGTCTGTCCGGCCTGGAGACCTTCGGAGTCCCCTCGTGGATCGGCCTGCTGCTGCCGATCGCCCTCTGGGTGGTCGCCGCGGGCTCGCTCGTGACCCTGATCCAGCGCGTGGTGACCGTACGGCGCGAATCGGCGGAGGCCGACGCCGCCGCTGCCGCGGGAGCCCCCTCCGAAGGCGGTACGCCCTGA
- a CDS encoding elongation factor G-like protein EF-G2, whose product MGAASHQSGAAGRAPTADHPASVRNVVLVGHSGSGKTTLVEALALTAGAVNRAGRVEDGATVSDYDEIEHRRQRSIQLSLVPVEWAGIKINILDTPGYADFVGELRAGLRAADAALFVVSAAEDGDGLSGATRMVWDECAAVGMPRAIVVTHLEAARADYTQMTTVCGDAFGADDPDAVRPLYLPLHGPTAPDGHAPVAGLLGLLSQRVYDYSSGDRAERDPDPGELALITDARARLIEGIIAESEDETLMDRYLGGEDIDLKTLVDDLERAVARGTFHPVLMAAPAADGARKGLGTVELLELITGGFPTPLERPPVGVTAPDGAARPAVTCDPAGPLVAEVVKTSSDPYVGRVSLVRVFSGTLRPDETVHVSGHGLADRGHEDHDVDERIGALTSPFGKQQRTLTHCVAGDLACVAKLTRAETGDTLSAKDGPLLMEPWPMPDPLLPLAIEAHSKADEDKLSQGLARLVAEDPTMRLEQNPHTRQLVLWCLGEAHQDLALERLRTRYGVQVDPVPHKVSLRETFGAKAGGRGRHVKQSGGHGQFAICEIEVEPLPPGSGIEFVDKVVGGAVPRQFIPSVEKGVRAQAARGLAAGYPLVDVRITLLDGKAHSVDSSDAAFQTAGALALREAAAGAPVQLLEPVAELAVLVPDEYVGPVMSDLAGRRGRVVGTDAAGTGRTRVLAEIPEIEIGRYAVELRSVSHGTGLFSRTYARHEPMPPQIADKLREQPEKGSQLT is encoded by the coding sequence GTGGGAGCCGCATCGCACCAATCCGGAGCCGCCGGAAGAGCACCGACGGCCGACCACCCGGCCTCCGTACGGAACGTCGTGCTGGTCGGCCACAGCGGATCCGGCAAGACCACCCTGGTCGAAGCCCTGGCCCTGACCGCCGGCGCCGTGAACCGGGCCGGGCGCGTCGAGGACGGCGCCACCGTCTCCGACTACGACGAGATCGAACACCGCCGCCAGCGCTCCATCCAGCTCTCCCTGGTCCCCGTGGAGTGGGCCGGGATCAAGATCAACATCCTGGACACCCCCGGTTACGCCGACTTCGTCGGAGAGCTGCGGGCCGGGCTGCGGGCCGCCGACGCGGCCCTCTTCGTGGTCTCGGCCGCGGAGGACGGCGACGGGCTCTCCGGCGCCACCCGCATGGTCTGGGACGAATGCGCCGCCGTCGGCATGCCCCGGGCCATCGTCGTGACCCACCTGGAGGCCGCCCGCGCCGACTACACGCAGATGACCACGGTGTGCGGGGACGCCTTCGGGGCGGACGACCCCGATGCCGTGCGCCCGCTCTACCTGCCCCTGCACGGCCCCACCGCCCCCGACGGCCACGCCCCGGTGGCCGGACTGCTCGGGCTGCTCTCCCAGCGGGTCTACGACTACTCGTCCGGCGATCGCGCCGAACGCGACCCGGACCCCGGCGAGCTCGCCCTCATCACCGACGCCCGCGCCCGGCTGATCGAGGGGATCATCGCCGAGAGCGAGGACGAGACCCTCATGGACCGCTATCTCGGCGGCGAGGACATCGACCTCAAGACCCTGGTCGACGACCTGGAGCGGGCCGTCGCCCGCGGCACCTTCCACCCCGTCCTGATGGCCGCCCCGGCCGCCGACGGCGCCCGCAAGGGCCTGGGCACCGTAGAACTCCTCGAACTGATCACCGGCGGCTTCCCCACTCCGCTGGAGCGCCCGCCCGTCGGGGTCACCGCTCCCGACGGCGCGGCCCGCCCCGCGGTCACCTGCGATCCCGCCGGACCGCTCGTCGCCGAGGTGGTGAAGACCTCCTCCGACCCCTACGTCGGCCGCGTCTCGCTCGTCCGCGTCTTCTCCGGCACCCTGCGCCCGGACGAGACGGTCCACGTGAGCGGGCACGGACTCGCCGACCGCGGACACGAGGACCACGATGTGGACGAGCGCATAGGCGCCCTGACCTCGCCTTTCGGCAAACAGCAGCGCACCCTCACCCACTGCGTCGCCGGCGATCTCGCCTGCGTGGCCAAACTCACCCGCGCCGAAACCGGCGACACCCTCTCCGCCAAGGACGGCCCCCTCCTGATGGAGCCCTGGCCGATGCCCGACCCGCTGCTCCCCCTCGCCATCGAGGCCCACAGCAAGGCCGACGAGGACAAGCTCTCCCAGGGCCTGGCCCGGCTCGTCGCCGAGGACCCGACCATGCGGCTCGAACAGAACCCGCACACCCGCCAGCTCGTCCTGTGGTGCCTCGGCGAGGCCCATCAGGACCTCGCCCTCGAACGCCTGCGCACCCGGTACGGGGTCCAGGTCGACCCGGTCCCGCACAAGGTCAGCCTCCGCGAGACCTTCGGCGCCAAGGCCGGCGGCCGGGGGCGGCACGTGAAGCAGTCCGGCGGGCACGGCCAGTTCGCCATCTGCGAGATCGAGGTCGAGCCGCTGCCGCCGGGCAGCGGCATCGAGTTCGTCGACAAGGTCGTCGGCGGAGCGGTGCCGCGCCAGTTCATCCCGTCCGTGGAGAAAGGAGTCCGGGCGCAGGCCGCCCGGGGGCTCGCGGCCGGCTACCCGCTGGTCGACGTACGCATCACCCTGCTCGACGGCAAGGCCCACTCGGTGGACTCCTCCGACGCCGCCTTCCAGACCGCGGGCGCCCTCGCCCTGCGGGAAGCCGCCGCCGGGGCCCCGGTCCAGCTCCTCGAACCGGTCGCCGAACTCGCCGTCCTCGTCCCCGACGAGTACGTCGGCCCCGTCATGAGCGACCTCGCCGGACGCCGGGGCCGCGTCGTGGGCACCGATGCGGCGGGCACCGGGCGCACCCGGGTCCTCGCCGAGATCCCCGAGATCGAGATCGGCCGGTACGCCGTCGAGCTGCGCTCCGTGTCGCACGGCACGGGGCTGTTCAGCCGTACGTACGCGCGGCACGAGCCGATGCCGCCGCAGATAGCGGACAAGTTGCGCGAACAGCCCGAGAAGGGAAGCCAACTGACATAG
- the ruvA gene encoding Holliday junction branch migration protein RuvA: protein MIAFVSGPVAALAPTLAVIEVGGVGMAVHCTPNTLAGLRTGEPARLATSLVVREDSLTLYGFADDDERQVFELLQTASGVGPKLAQAMLAVHSPDALRVAVSVGDEKALMAVSGIGKKGAQKLLLDLKDKLGAPLGSSGMVGAQRAAASGPAPWSEQLSAALVGLGYAPRDAEEAVSAVTPQAEEAIAAGGSAPVPQLLRAALQSLNRTR, encoded by the coding sequence ATGATCGCCTTCGTCAGCGGCCCGGTCGCCGCGCTCGCCCCCACCCTGGCCGTCATCGAGGTCGGGGGAGTGGGCATGGCCGTGCACTGCACCCCGAACACCCTCGCGGGCCTGCGGACCGGTGAGCCGGCCCGGCTGGCGACGTCCCTGGTCGTACGGGAGGACTCGCTGACGCTGTACGGCTTCGCCGACGACGACGAGCGCCAGGTCTTCGAGCTCCTGCAGACCGCGAGCGGGGTCGGACCGAAGCTCGCCCAGGCCATGCTGGCGGTGCACAGCCCGGACGCGCTCCGCGTAGCCGTGTCGGTGGGGGACGAGAAGGCGCTGATGGCCGTCTCCGGCATCGGGAAGAAGGGCGCGCAGAAGCTCCTGCTGGACCTCAAGGACAAGCTCGGCGCGCCGCTGGGATCGAGCGGCATGGTCGGCGCGCAGCGCGCGGCGGCCTCCGGCCCGGCCCCGTGGTCGGAGCAGCTCTCCGCCGCCCTGGTCGGCCTCGGGTACGCGCCCCGGGACGCGGAGGAGGCCGTCTCGGCGGTGACCCCGCAGGCGGAGGAGGCCATCGCCGCCGGCGGCTCGGCCCCGGTTCCGCAGCTCCTGCGAGCCGCGCTCCAGTCCCTGAACCGGACCCGGTAA
- the ruvC gene encoding crossover junction endodeoxyribonuclease RuvC — translation MRVLGVDPGLTRCGVGVVEGVAGRPLTMLGVGVVRTPADAELGDRLVGIERGIEEWLDEYRPEVLAVERVFSQYNVSTVMGTAQASAVAMLCAARRGIPVALHTPSEVKAAVTGSGRADKAQVGAMVTRLLRLSAPPKPADAADALALAICHIWRAPAQNRLQQAVNRHASALKGRTT, via the coding sequence GTGCGCGTACTGGGCGTTGACCCGGGCCTGACCCGATGCGGTGTCGGTGTGGTCGAGGGGGTGGCGGGCCGCCCCCTGACGATGCTGGGCGTGGGGGTCGTACGGACGCCCGCGGACGCCGAGTTGGGCGACCGGCTCGTCGGCATCGAGCGGGGCATCGAGGAATGGCTCGACGAGTACCGTCCCGAAGTCCTCGCCGTGGAGCGGGTGTTCAGCCAGTACAACGTCAGTACGGTGATGGGCACCGCCCAGGCCAGTGCCGTCGCCATGCTGTGCGCCGCTCGCCGCGGCATACCGGTCGCGCTGCACACCCCGAGCGAGGTCAAGGCCGCCGTCACCGGCAGCGGGCGCGCCGACAAGGCGCAGGTCGGAGCCATGGTCACCCGACTGCTGCGGCTGTCCGCCCCGCCCAAGCCCGCCGACGCGGCGGACGCCCTCGCCCTCGCCATCTGCCACATCTGGCGCGCCCCCGCGCAGAACCGCCTCCAGCAGGCCGTCAACCGGCATGCCAGCGCCCTGAAAGGCCGCACCACATGA
- a CDS encoding glycosyltransferase family 4 protein, translating to MKIGIVCPYSWDVPGGVQFHIRDLAEHLIGLGHQVSVLAPADDETPLPPYVVSAGRAVPVPYNGSVARLNFGFLSAARVRRWLHDGVFDVVHIHEPTSPSLGLLTCWAASGPIVATFHTSNPRSRAMLAAYPILQPALEKISARIAVSEYARRTLVEHLGGDAVVIPNGVDVDFFAKAEPNPAWSGRTLGFIGRIDEPRKGLPVLMAAFPRIVAECPDVRLLVAGRGDEEEAVASLPPELRARVEFLGMVSDEDKARLLRSVDVYVAPNTGGESFGIILVEALSAGAAVLAADLDAFAQVLDQGSAGALFTNEDPDSLAASAIALLRDPARRAELSTRGAAHVRRFDWSTVAADILAVYETVTDGAAAVAEDERVPLRTRLGLSREG from the coding sequence GTGAAGATCGGCATCGTCTGCCCGTACTCCTGGGACGTCCCCGGCGGGGTCCAGTTCCACATCCGGGACCTGGCGGAACACCTGATCGGCCTCGGCCACCAGGTGTCGGTCCTGGCCCCGGCGGACGACGAGACCCCGCTGCCCCCGTACGTGGTCTCGGCGGGGCGGGCGGTGCCGGTGCCGTACAACGGGTCGGTCGCCCGGCTCAACTTCGGCTTCCTGTCGGCCGCCCGCGTACGGCGCTGGCTGCACGACGGGGTCTTCGACGTGGTCCACATCCACGAACCCACCTCCCCCTCCCTGGGCCTGCTGACCTGCTGGGCGGCGTCCGGCCCGATCGTGGCCACCTTCCACACCTCCAACCCGCGCTCCCGGGCCATGCTCGCGGCGTACCCGATCCTGCAGCCGGCGCTGGAGAAGATCAGCGCCCGGATCGCGGTGAGCGAGTACGCGCGGCGCACGCTGGTCGAGCACCTCGGCGGGGACGCGGTGGTCATCCCCAACGGCGTGGACGTGGACTTCTTCGCCAAGGCCGAACCGAACCCGGCCTGGTCGGGCCGGACCCTCGGCTTCATCGGCCGCATCGACGAACCGCGCAAGGGCCTGCCGGTCCTGATGGCGGCCTTCCCGCGGATCGTGGCCGAGTGCCCGGACGTACGCCTCCTGGTGGCGGGCCGCGGCGACGAGGAGGAGGCCGTCGCCTCCCTCCCGCCCGAACTCCGCGCCCGGGTCGAGTTCCTCGGCATGGTCTCGGACGAGGACAAGGCGCGGCTGCTGCGCAGCGTGGACGTGTACGTGGCCCCGAACACGGGCGGCGAGAGCTTCGGCATCATCCTGGTCGAGGCCCTGTCGGCCGGCGCGGCCGTCCTTGCCGCCGACCTCGACGCCTTCGCGCAGGTCCTGGACCAGGGGTCGGCTGGGGCCCTCTTCACGAACGAGGACCCCGACTCCCTGGCGGCATCGGCGATCGCCCTCCTGCGCGATCCGGCCCGCCGCGCGGAACTGAGCACCCGGGGCGCGGCCCACGTACGCCGCTTCGACTGGTCGACGGTGGCGGCGGACATCCTGGCGGTCTACGAAACGGTCACGGACGGCGCGGCGGCGGTCGCGGAGGACGAACGAGTCCCCCTCCGAACCCGCCTGGGCCTCTCCCGCGAGGGGTAG
- the ruvB gene encoding Holliday junction branch migration DNA helicase RuvB has translation MNWDDESDDRIVAAAADGEDTAVEAALRPKDLGEFVGQEKVRQQLDLVLKAARQRGATADHVLLSGAPGLGKTTLSMIIAAEMGAPIRITSGPAIQHAGDLAAILSSLQEGEVLFLDEIHRMSRPAEEMLYMAMEDFRVDVIVGKGPGATAIPLELPPFTLVGATTRAGLLPPPLRDRFGFTGHMEFYAPEELERVIHRSARLLDVEIDTAGAAEIAGRSRGTPRIANRLLRRVRDYAQVRADGVINREVAGTALKVYEVDERGLDRLDRAVLEALLKLFGGGPVGLSTLAVAVGEERETVEEVAEPFLVREGLLARTPRGRVATPAAWAHLGLVPPQQGANGSSGQQGLFGT, from the coding sequence GTGAACTGGGATGACGAGAGCGACGACCGGATCGTCGCAGCCGCGGCGGACGGCGAGGACACCGCCGTCGAGGCGGCCCTGCGACCCAAGGACCTCGGTGAGTTCGTCGGGCAGGAGAAGGTCCGCCAGCAGCTGGACCTCGTCCTCAAGGCGGCCCGCCAGCGCGGCGCCACCGCCGACCACGTGCTGCTGTCGGGCGCCCCGGGCCTGGGGAAGACCACCCTGTCCATGATCATCGCGGCCGAGATGGGTGCGCCCATCCGGATCACCTCCGGACCCGCCATCCAGCACGCGGGCGACCTCGCCGCCATCCTCTCCTCCCTCCAGGAGGGCGAGGTCCTCTTCCTCGACGAGATCCACCGCATGTCCCGGCCCGCCGAGGAAATGCTCTACATGGCCATGGAGGACTTCCGCGTCGACGTGATCGTCGGCAAGGGTCCGGGGGCCACCGCCATCCCGCTGGAACTTCCCCCGTTCACCCTCGTCGGGGCCACGACCCGGGCCGGCCTGCTCCCGCCCCCGCTGCGCGACCGCTTCGGGTTCACCGGCCACATGGAGTTCTACGCCCCCGAGGAGCTGGAGCGCGTCATCCACCGCTCCGCGCGCCTCCTCGACGTGGAGATCGACACCGCCGGCGCCGCCGAGATCGCCGGCCGCTCGCGCGGAACCCCCCGTATCGCCAACCGGCTGCTGCGCCGCGTCCGCGACTACGCCCAGGTCAGGGCCGACGGCGTGATCAACCGGGAGGTCGCCGGCACCGCCCTGAAGGTCTACGAGGTCGACGAGCGCGGGCTCGACCGGCTGGACCGGGCCGTCCTGGAGGCGCTCCTGAAGCTCTTCGGCGGGGGGCCCGTCGGCCTGTCGACGCTCGCCGTCGCCGTCGGTGAGGAGCGGGAGACCGTCGAGGAGGTGGCCGAGCCGTTCCTCGTACGGGAGGGGCTCCTGGCAAGGACCCCGCGGGGGCGGGTCGCGACCCCCGCCGCATGGGCTCACCTGGGACTTGTGCCACCACAGCAGGGCGCGAACGGATCAAGCGGACAACAGGGCCTCTTCGGGACCTGA